Below is a genomic region from Ketogulonicigenium vulgare WSH-001.
GAGGCCATTGGGCCCGTGCTGGGTATTGGCAATCTGCGCCGCCTCGAGGTCGAGGATGTCGCAACCCCGAAAGCCGAAATCGTCGCGCTGCCGGTTGACAGCAGCTTTGACTTTCTGGTCGAGACGTTCCGCGAAACCGGGATGAGCCGCATTCCTGTCTACGAGGGAACGCTGGATACGCCCCTTGGCATGGTCAACCTGAAGGATCTGGCGCTGAAATTCGGCTTTGGCGCGGATGTGACAGGCTTTGATCTGCGCGGCATTTTGCGCCCCGTGCTGTATGTGCCCCCGTCGATGCCGCTTGGCGCGCTTTTGGCCAAAATGCAGGCCGAACGCATCCATATGGCACTCGTGATCGACGAATACGGCGGCACCGACGGATTGCTGACCATCGAAGACCTGATCGAAACCGTCGTCGGCGAGATCGAGGACGAGCATGACATCGAAGAGCTGGACGATCTGACGCAGGAATCCCCGCTGGTCTGGGAGGCCGATGCCACGGTCTCGCTGCAAAATTTTGCCGCGCAATCGGGCTTTGATCTGACCGCCGATGACGGCATCGACGAAGAAGAGGTCGAGACCCTTGGCGGTCTTGCCTTTA
It encodes:
- a CDS encoding CBS domain-containing protein — its product is MSDASNQPPSTQNGLHEEQGEAASNEGQSRGGFLSRIFDALNPQDSVKTAEAIGPVLGIGNLRRLEVEDVATPKAEIVALPVDSSFDFLVETFRETGMSRIPVYEGTLDTPLGMVNLKDLALKFGFGADVTGFDLRGILRPVLYVPPSMPLGALLAKMQAERIHMALVIDEYGGTDGLLTIEDLIETVVGEIEDEHDIEELDDLTQESPLVWEADATVSLQNFAAQSGFDLTADDGIDEEEVETLGGLAFMLSGDVPETGEIIAHPAGASFEVLDADNRRIKRLRINLPEAVPE